A window of Geothrix edaphica genomic DNA:
CTGGCCTGCCACATCCGCATCGCCAGCGAGAACGCGAAGTTCGGCCTGCCCGAAGTGAGCCTCGGCATCATCCCAGGCTACGGCGGCACCCAGCGCCTGCCCCGCCTCGTGGGCAAGGGCGTGGCCCTGGACCTGATCCTCAGCGCGGAGATGACGCCCGCTGCCGACGCCCTCCGCATGGGCCTCGTGAGCCGCGTGGTGCCCCAGGCCGATCTGAAAGCCACCGCCGAGAAGCTGGCCAGGACCATCCTCTCCCGCGGCCCCCTGGCCCTCCGCAGCGCCCTGGCGGCCGTGAACGAGGGCATCGAGATGCCCCAGGATCAGGGCCTCCAGTATGAAGCCGCCCTCTTCGGCCTCCTCGCCGCCACCACGGACATGCAGGAGGGCATGGGCGCCTTCCTGGAGAAGCGCCAGGCGCAGTTCAAGGGTCTGTAGTCGTTCATCGGCTTCAAAAAAGGCGGGCCATCAGGCCCGCCTTTTTTGAAGCAAGTCACGGCTATCGCTTGGCGCCAGCGGCGCCAAGCGTCACGGCCGCCGTCTGCTCGTTGCCGCTCTGGTCCGCAACCTTCACGAGGATGCGGTCACCGCGCATGGAGTCGCGGGGCACGACCACATCGAAGCGCTCATCCTTCTGATCGAAGACGCGGTCCTCGGGCACGATCTGGAGCCAGTGCTCGCCATCGGCGCTGATGGCGGCCTCCTTCAATGTGGAGGTCTCATCGCGGGCCACGAAGCGGAGGCGGACGCCCTCCCCTTCAGAAACGGCACTGAGTTCGGAGATGGCCGGAGGCGTGTGGTCGATGATGAAGGGAGCCGTCCGCCAGGTGCTGGTGAGGGCGGCGTTGAAGGCTGCGGTGGGCGCGTCGGAGGCTGTCACCTCCAGGCGATAGCGGCCGTCGGGCACGGGCAGCGTGTCGAAGCTGAAGAACTTCTCCTTCCAGGCTTTCTCCAGCCACATGGGCGCCCCCCGGTCCGGCAGCAACCGGATGGCGAACTGCAGCGCGTCGGCATTGGGATCGTTCACCCGGAAGATGAAGCTCTGGCCGCCGCGGCGGAAGCTGCGCTTCTCCGCCCCCATGTAGCCCAGGGCCGGGATGAGCTTCTGGGTCTCGAGAGGCACCCGCTCGATGCCGATGTCGTCGGGCGGGGCCGTGCGGGTAATGACCAGGCCCGGCGGCATGATGTCCACGCCTTCCCATACCGGCGCCAGGTTGCGGTGGGCCCAGTGCACCGTGACCGTCTCCACCGTCGGCGTGGCGCCGCCCCGGGTGCTGCTGAGGCGCAGGCGGAACTGGGCGAAGCGGGAAGGTGGCAGCGCCGGCCGCTCTCCGCTGCGCAGCGGCGGCGTCCAGGTGCTCCAGGTGGCGTCGGGCGTTTCAGTGCTCCCCGTGCGGAACTGGAACTCCACGTTGGTGCCCGTGGGCGTTTCCGCATCGAGGTAGGCCCTGCCCCAGTCCGCGAGCGGCGCCCCCTTGAGGATCCTGGACTCCACCGTGCCCTCCGTGGCCTGTGCCTCGGACAGCAGATGCAGCTCGGCGGGATTGGAGCCCACCACCAGCAGGTCCCCGCCGGAGGGCAGGAAGGCCGTGGCCTGCGCCGTGCCCAGTTCCTGCACCACGGCGAAGGGGTCGGTGTCATGGGCCTTGCCCAGCGGCAGGGAGAAGAGCCGGGAGCGGTTGCCGGTGCCCACCAGCAGCTGCCCCTTCCACACCGTCAGGGCATAGACCTGGCTCTGGGCGCTCTGCCACAGGGTCTCGGGCACGCGATCCTTGTCCAGGCGGATGACGGCGGAGCGGGCGGCGACGGCGGTATCCGCCTGGAGGTAGCCCTCCCGCCGTTCCAGCTGGCCCGTGCTGAACTTGGGGGTGAGTCCGTTGTCGGCGCCGATGTAGAGCTGGCCCTCGGCCACCGCCAGGGCCCGCACCTCCTCGAAGGGCGTGTCCATCAGGGTCTCCAGGCGATCGCCCTGGCGGCTGTAGCGGAGCACCAGGCCCCGGCCGTGGCTACCCAGGTACCACCCGCCCTGCCCGTCCGGTGTCAGGGCCGTGAAGGCCGTCTCGTCCGCCAGCTCGGTGAGGCGTCGACTGGAGCCGCTGCGGGCCTGCACCAGCACGGCGCCCTTCTCGGAGCCGCCCGCGGCGATGACGGCATCTCC
This region includes:
- a CDS encoding enoyl-CoA hydratase-related protein, with protein sequence MSFVLVEKTDRIAWVTLNRPEKLNALNNEVLKELEQVFAGLEHDAEVGVVVVTGAGEKAFVAGADIAELKSLDTASARVQALLGQAVFQRIESMPKPVIAAVNGFALGGGCELALACHIRIASENAKFGLPEVSLGIIPGYGGTQRLPRLVGKGVALDLILSAEMTPAADALRMGLVSRVVPQADLKATAEKLARTILSRGPLALRSALAAVNEGIEMPQDQGLQYEAALFGLLAATTDMQEGMGAFLEKRQAQFKGL